Proteins encoded in a region of the Pocillopora verrucosa isolate sample1 chromosome 11, ASM3666991v2, whole genome shotgun sequence genome:
- the LOC136277027 gene encoding E3 ubiquitin-protein ligase TRIM71-like: protein MESLLKNLKEHVTCSICLDTYTKPKTIACLHTFCCECLERHALTRQKQGLYPCPECQAQVRIPEGNRFDNLPSSFLHNSLLSLLAVRRSGEGSEISCSTCQKRSAEINYCFDCEKFMCPDCVKAHEVFRESMFEGHKVTPVQQFQAADYEALLKRQSFCSENYHKKDVIRFFCVDCQSCVCQVCIATDHKSHDIVLLEKAADDEKVNIIARAQLVKGKKEACRGVIREFEKTELELETNITTAKRQVSQATEQMMGKLRQLEREAISALEKTRVSRIEKLHSGKASVVSFEKQLDQAFEFSNNLVNRSSSSDIMQNKKNVEERIEDLIKTTMPALPASSCVEFVTTCKPESLSLGFTKFSKTDVQGSTVEGLDQNFQAGVEAELLICPKSSEGEIRNTQHTDRIEIHVNPADQVRSLVTSEKEDGNFQAKFVAKVPGTYKIEVKINGQKLAKSPFSILVNARELNVVGKLDLHGEMFQIPAGIAVNSKGVIAVADRDGHCILVFDETGKFVRKIGSRGEENGQLKYPVEVTFLNDDEILVADQFNHRIQQLNVQTGNFVKSFGKEGSGDGEFKFPISVCTTSDGRFILVADFNNSRIQVFTMDGEPVFKFGDSGPERLDHPTSCVCYEEKFIVTDKNNNCVKVFDERGQFLYKFGEKGNGDGQLNQPHGLCVDKHNNVFLCDWGNNRVQQFTLEGTFTVKTSSNIQFGRPWSVTPMLDDRIVVTDCIKKEVYILK, encoded by the coding sequence ATGGAGTCGCTtctaaaaaacctcaaagagcaTGTAACATGTTCGATTTGTTTGGATACTTACACTAAACCGAAGACCATCGCTTGCCTTCATACGTTCTGCTGTGAATGCCTGGAGAGACATGCATTGACGAGACAAAAACAAGGGTTGTATccatgccccgagtgtcaggcacaaGTTCGCATCCCTGAAGGAAATCGCTTTGATAATCTGCCGAGCAGTTTTTtgcacaacagtttgttgagtcttcttGCTGTTCGACGCAGTGGCGAAGGAAGCGAGATTAGCTGTAGTACATGCCAGAAGAGGAGCGCTGAGATCAACTACTGCTTTGACTGCGAGAAGTTTATGTGCCCAGACTGTGTGAAAGCACACGAAGTCTTTCGAGAAAGTATGTTTGAGggacacaaagtcacaccaGTGCAACAGTTTCAAGCCGCAGACTACGAGGCCTTGTTGAAAAGGCAGTCATTTTGCTCAGAGAATTACcacaaaaaagatgtgattCGTTTTTTTTGCGTGGACTGTCAAAGTTGTGTATGTCAAGTTTGCATCGCCACAGATCACAAAAGCCACGATATTGTTCTGCTTGAAAAGGCAGCTGACGATGAAAAAGTAAACATCATTGCCAGAGCGCAGCTGGTCAAAGGGAAGAAAGAGGCTTGCCGAGGTGTTATTCGTGAATTTGAGAAGACGGAACTTGAGTTAGAAACGAACATTACTACCGCTAAACGCCAAGTCTCTCAAGCAACCGaacagatgatgggaaagcTTCGCCAACTGGAGCGCGAAGCCATTTCTGCCCTCGAGAAGACTCGCGTGTCAAGGattgagaaattacattctggaaaagcatcggttgtgtcttttgaaaagcaacttgaccaagcatttgagttcagtaacaaCCTGGTTAACAGAAGCTCAAGTTCagacataatgcaaaacaagaaaaatgtagaagaacgaATCGAAGACCTCATCAAGACCACAATGCCAGCACTTCCGGCTAGCTCGTGTGTAGAATTTGTGACGACATGTAAACCAGAGAGTTTGAGTCTGGGATTTACGAAGTTCAGCAAGACAGATGTGCAAGGATCGACCGTTGAAGGACTGGATCAGAATTTCCAAGCTGGTGTAGAGGCAGAGCTACTAATTTGTCCCAAATCAAgcgaaggagaaatcagaaacactcagcACACAGATCGTATTGAAATACACGTAAATCCTGCTGATCAGGTGAGGAGCTTGGTGacgagtgaaaaagaagatggaaatttccaagcaaaatttgtaGCGAAAGTACCAGGTACTtataaaatagaagtaaagatAAATGGACAGAAACTTGCCAAGAGTCCATTTTCTATTCTGGTCAATGCACGAGAGTTAAATGTTGTAGGCAAATTGGACTTACATGGAGAAATGTTCCAAATTCCTGCCGGCATTGCAGTGAACAGTAAAGGTGTTATTGCTGTGGCTGATCGTGACGGTCATTGTATCCTGGTATTTGATGAGACAGGAAAGTTTGTGCGAAAAATTGGTTCTCGTGGAGAGGAGAATGGACAATTAAAGTATCCAGTCGAAGTCACATTCCTCAACGATGACGAGATTCTGGTGGCGGATCAATTTAATCACCGAATACAGCAGTTGAATGtacagacagggaactttgtgaaaagctttggaaaagagggaagtggagatggagagtttaaGTTTCCTATAAGTGTTTGTACTACAAGTGATGGACGTTTTATCCTTGTAGCGGATTTTAATAACAGCAGAATTCAGGTTtttacaatggatggtgaacctgtgtttaagtttggagacagTGGCCCAGAAAGGCTGGATCATCCCACCAGCTGCGTTTGTTACGAGGAAAAGTTCATTGTAACTGACAAGAAtaataactgtgtgaaagtgtttgatgagagaggacagtttttgtacaagtttggagaaaaaggaaacggtgatgGACAATTAAATCAGCCGCAtggcttatgtgttgacaaacataATAACGTTTTCTTATGTGATTGGGGAAATAATCGAGTTCAACAGTTTACATTGGAAGGAACTTTCACTGTAAAGACAAGTTCAAATATTCAGTTTGGACGGCCGTGGAGTGTCACCCCAATGCTAGATGATCGGATTGTGGTCACAGACTGCATaaagaaagaagtttacattctgaaatga
- the LOC136277058 gene encoding E3 ubiquitin-protein ligase TRIM71-like, producing the protein MESLLKNLKEHVTCSICSDTYTKPKTIACLHTFCCECLERHALARQNQGVYPCPVCQAQIRIPEGNHFDDLPSSFLHNSLLSLLAVRRGGEGSEISCSTCQKKSAEINYCFDCEKFMCPDCVKAHEVFRETMFEGHKVTPVQKFQATDYEALFKRQSFCSENYHKKDVIRFYCVDCQRCICQVCIVTDHKSHDVVPLEKAADDEKANIIARAKLVKGKKEACRGVIREFEKTELELETNITTAKRQVSQVTEQMMGKLRQLEREAISALEKTRVSRMEKLHSGKALVVSLEKQLDQAFEFSNNLVERGSSSDIMQNKKNVEERTEDLIETTMPVLLVNSSVEFVSTCEPESLSLGFTKFGETDVQGSTVEGLDQNFQAGIEAELLICPKTSEGEIRNTRHTDRVEIHLDPADQVRSLATSEKEDGNFQAKFVAKVPGTYKMKVKINGQKLAKSPFSILVKVRELNVVGKLDFQREMLQGPAGIAVNSYGVTAVADLKGHCILVFDDTGKFVRKLGSYGDKDGQLNTPIGVTFLNDDEILVADECNHRIQQLNVHTGNFVKSFGKKGSGDGELKNPASVCVTSDGRFIVVAEYENSRIKVFTMDGEPVFKFGDSGPERLDHPLSCVCYEEKFVVTDLYNNCVEVFDEKGQFLYKFGEKGNGDGQLNQPFGICVDKHNVFLCERGNNRIQQFTLEGTFIGKTNTNIQFKAPWSVTPMLDDRILVTDFKGKEVYILN; encoded by the coding sequence ATGGAGTCACTTCTGAAAAACCTCAAAGAGCATGTAACATGTTCGATTTGTTCGGATACTTACACGAAACCGAAGACCATTGCTTGTCTTCATACGTTCTGTTGTGAATGCCTAGAGAGACATGCACTAGCGAGACAAAACCAAGGTGTTTATCCATGCCCTGTGTGTCAGGCACAAATTCGCATCCCTGAAGGAAATCACTTTGATGATCTGCCAAGCAGTTTtctgcacaacagtttgttgagtcttcttGCTGTTCGACGCGGTGGCGAAGGAAGCGAGATCAGCTGTAGTACATGCCAGAAGAAGAGCGCTGAGATCAACTACTGTTTTGATTGTGAGAAGTTTATGTGCCCCGACTGTGTGAAAGCACACGAAGTGTTTCGAGAAACTATGTTTGAGggacacaaagtcacaccaGTGCAAAAGTTTCAAGCTACAGACTACGAGGCTTTGTTCAAACGGCAGTCATTTTGCTCAGAGAATTACcacaaaaaagatgtgattCGTTTTTATTGCGTGGACTGTCAGAGGTGTATATGTCAAGTTTGCATTGTCACAGATCACAAAAGCCACGACGTTGTTCCGCTTGAAAAGGCAGCggacgatgaaaaagcaaacatcattgCCAGAGCAAAGCTGGTCAAAGGGAAGAAAGAGGCTTGCCGAGGTGTTATTCGTGAATTTGAGAAGACGGAACTTGAGTTGGAAACGAACATTACCACAGCTAAACGCCAAGTCTCTCAAGTAACCGaacagatgatgggaaagcTTCGTCAACTGGAGCGTGAAGCCATTTCTGCCCTCGAGAAGACTCGCGTGTCAAGGATGGAGAAATTACATTCTGGAAAAGCATTGGTTGTCTCTTTGgaaaagcaacttgaccaagcatttgagttcagtaacaaCCTGGTTGAAAGAGGCTCAAGTTCagacataatgcaaaacaagaaaaatgtagaagaacgaACCGAAGACCTCATCGAGACCACAATGCCTGTACTTCTGGTTAACTCGAGTGTGGAGTTTGTGTCGACATGTGAACCAGAGAGTTTGAGTCTGGGATTTACGAAATTCGGCGAAACAGATGTGCAAGGATCGACCGTTGAAGGACTGGATCAGAATTTTCAAGCTGGTATAGAGGCAGAGCTACTAATTTGTCCCAAAACAAgcgaaggagaaatcagaaacactcGGCACACAGATCGTGTTGAAATACACTTGGACCCTGCGGATCAGGTGAGGAGTTTGGCGACGAGTGAGAAAGAAGAtggaaatttccaagcaaaatttgtaGCGAAAGTACCAGGTACTTATAAAATGAAAGTGAAGATAAATGGACAGAAACTTGCCAAGAGTCCATTTTCTATTCTGGTAAAAGTACGAGAGTTAAATGTTGTAGGCAAGTTGGACTTTCAGAGAGAAATGCTCCAAGGTCCTGCTGGCATTGCAGTGAACAGTTATGGTGTTACTGCTGTGGCTGATCTTAAAGGTCACTGTATCCTGGTATTTGATGATACAGGAAAATTTGTGCGAAAACTAGGTTCTTATGGAGACAAGGATGGACAACTAAACACACCAATAGGCGTCACATTCCTAAACGATGATGAGATTCTGGTGGCAGATGAATGTAATCACCGAATACAGCAGTTGAATGTACATacagggaactttgtgaaaagctttggaaaaaagggaagtggagatggagagttaAAGAATCCTGCAAGTGTTTGTGTTACAAGTGATGGACGTTTCATCGTTGTAGCGGAGTACGAGAACAGCAGGATTAAGGTTTTTACAATGGACggtgaacctgtgtttaagtttggagacagCGGTCCTGAAAGACTAGATCATCCTCTCAGCTGCGTTTGTTATGAGGAAAAGTTCGTTGTAACTGATCTCTATAATAACTGCGTGGAAGTGTTTGATGAGAAAGGacagtttttgtacaagtttggagaaaaaggaaacggtgatgGACAGTTGAATCAGCCGTTTGGCAtatgtgttgacaaacataACGTTTTCTTATGTGAGAGGGGGAATAATCGCATTCAACAGTTTACGTTGGAAGGAACTTTCATTGGAAAGACAAATACTAATATTCAATTTAAAGCGCCGTGGAGTGTTACCCCAATGCTAGATGATCGGATTTTGGTCACAGACTTCAAAgggaaagaagtttacattctgaaTTGA